In Amphiura filiformis chromosome 2, Afil_fr2py, whole genome shotgun sequence, one DNA window encodes the following:
- the LOC140146414 gene encoding uncharacterized protein: MANAPLVCNANEVNNDITRVMLWATPRSTSTAFLKCMTYVPDTLAFCEPYWQCHRYSKDAVNRQTIYEFKRKYQGAGFKDNDDHLRGIEGGYLATEKGYTWVKEQLEATPPGKKMIFCKDLIGWPAHGHYERLPSGFQHTFLIRNPYLTFHSWKKCINTGVADDMNLHLTDLPGFYMPEGMFFKEQYHLYKYAKETLGQNPPIVDADELLANPAGVMKAYFKAIGVLYSDDYLHWKPGNECIERLWVVAKEHIYGQRRWHGVTFESTGFGSPKKCPDPADLPEDVVYYADLCMKYYEEMYANTLKPL; this comes from the exons aTGGCCAATGCACCGCTTGTTTGCAATGCCAATGAAGTCAATAATGACATTACACGAGTCATGTTGTGGGCAACACCACGGAGTACATCCACGGCGTTCCTGAAATGTATGACGTATGTTCCTGATACGCTGGCCTTCTGCGAGCCGTACTGGCAGTGTCATCGTTATTCTAAAGATGCAGTTAATCGGCAAACCATTTATGAATTTAAACGGAAATATCAAGGGGCTGGCTTCAAGGATAATGACGATCACTTGCGTGGTATTGAGG GTGGTTATCTTGCTACCGAAAAAGGATACACGTGGGTGAAAGAGCAACTTGAGGCCACTCCACCAGGAAAGAAGATGATATTCTGTAAAGACTTAATTGGATGGCCAGCACATGGACACTATGAACGACTACCTTCAG GCTTCCAGCACACCTTTCTTATTCGGAATCCATATCTGACGTTTCATTCCTGGAAAAAGTGTATCAACACGGGTGTAGCTGATGACATGAATCTTCACCTAACGGACTTACCTGGATTCTACATGCCTGAAGGAATGTTTTTCAAAGAACAGTATCATCTGTATAAATATGCGAAAGAAACTCTTGGCCAAAATCCACCAATAGTTGATGCAGATGAGTTATTAGCTAATCCAGCGGGTGTTATGAAAGCTTATTTTAAGGCAATTGGTGTCTTGTACAGTGATGATTATCTTCACTGGAAACCAGGGAACGAATGTATCGAGCGGTTATGGGTTGTGGCTAAAGAACATATATACGGGCAGCGACGATGGCATGGCGTGACATTTGAGAGTACAGGCTTTGGCAGTCCAAAAAAGTGTCCTGATCCGGCAGATTTACCCGAAGATGTTGTGTATTATGCGGATTTGTGTATGAAATATTATGAAGAAATGTATGCCAATACACTAAAACCTTTGTAA